A single genomic interval of Eurosta solidaginis isolate ZX-2024a chromosome 3, ASM4086904v1, whole genome shotgun sequence harbors:
- the LOC137243142 gene encoding uncharacterized protein, with translation MDIDEKLIEEVRKMPIIYNLGLEDYKNTKKKELAWRQVSSAMQSEGKCKKRWKGLRDSYKRIKRSQLLASGSGAPSPKRKWRYMEAMSFLDKAQASRSTIGNESDTESESTSIISPSSKDSTPPPHKNDSPRPSARARKETQQKFNDFLKLASQSIKNTCSAFCTQEKELDSTFLHFQTLASKIKESGIPKNVANEIEAKVSALVFYEIENHLNNM, from the exons ATGGATATAGATGAAAAATTAATTGAAGAGGTGCGGAAAATGCCCATTATATATAATCTGGGCTTGGAGGACTATAAAAACACAAAGAAAAAGGAATTGGCATGGAGGCAGGTCTCCTCTGCTATGCAAAGTGAAG GAAAATGCAAAAAGCGGTGGAAGGGTTTGCGAGACtcctacaaacgaattaaaaggtCCCAGCTGCTTGCTTCGGGTAGTGGCGCCCCAAGTCCGAAACGAAAATGGCGCTATATGGAAGCCATGTCATTCCTGGATAAGGCACAAGCATCCCGAAG CACAATCGGTAATGAAAGTGATACTGAAAGTGAAAGCACCAGTATCATTTCCCCATCATCAAAGGACTCAACGCCACCACCACACAAAAACGATTCTCCACGGCCTAGCGCAAGGGCACGAAAA gAAACTCAGCAAAAGTTTAACGATTTTCTGAAACTTGCTTCTCAAAGCATTAAAAATACTTGTTCTGCGTTTTGTACTCAAGAAAAAGAATTGGACTCTACATTTCTACATTTTCAAACTTTGGCCAGCAAAATAAAGGAGTCCGGAATTCCGAAGAACGTTGCAAACGAAATTGAGGCTAAAGTGTCGGCACTGGTATTCTATGAAATTGAAAACCACCTAAATAACATGTAA